A genomic window from Pseudoalteromonas piratica includes:
- a CDS encoding 3'-5' exonuclease, whose translation MGLFESIKRFFVLPEKDADILKANCFKTDYLVIDLELTGLNAKQDEIVSIAWVPISHQRIQIGSCQHFINNQVNNLNQSPVFHGIDSDTLAEGVPLNEALKILNELIDDKILIFHNQELDWSFLRLAFNKAGLLHKPLAILDTMQIEHKRLARQGQVIAQDSLTLNNCRERYRLPEYSCHNALTDAMATAELFLAQANQISRGKPLLIKHLM comes from the coding sequence ATGGGGCTATTTGAATCAATTAAGCGTTTTTTTGTGTTGCCAGAAAAAGACGCTGATATATTAAAAGCCAACTGTTTTAAAACCGATTATTTAGTCATTGATTTAGAACTGACAGGGCTTAATGCAAAGCAAGATGAAATTGTCTCGATTGCATGGGTGCCGATTAGCCATCAACGCATTCAAATTGGCAGTTGCCAGCATTTTATCAATAACCAAGTAAACAACTTAAATCAAAGCCCGGTTTTTCATGGCATTGACAGTGACACCTTAGCTGAAGGAGTGCCATTAAATGAGGCACTTAAGATATTAAATGAACTGATTGATGACAAAATACTTATTTTTCATAATCAAGAATTAGACTGGTCATTCTTACGTCTAGCGTTTAATAAAGCAGGCTTGTTACATAAGCCGCTTGCGATTCTTGATACCATGCAAATCGAGCATAAACGCTTAGCAAGGCAAGGCCAAGTGATTGCACAAGATAGTCTCACTTTAAACAATTGCCGCGAACGTTACCGCTTACCCGAGTACAGTTGTCACAATGCGTTAACGGATGCAATGGCGACCGCTGAATTGTTCTTAGCGCAAGCAAATCAAATAAGTCGCGGTAAGCCGTTATTAATAAAACACTTGATGTAA
- a CDS encoding putative nucleotidyltransferase substrate binding domain-containing protein, which yields MALELNEVGRFIQAQAPFCDLEASATEYFIKSLEAVYLTPENQNQWLNSNSPCLFLIRSGLYDILDSSGEVVARLSEGDYFGYPSLLTGEPISNRLEVQNEGIVYLLSQVHWDYLREHYKAFAQYFVRAHANRLLSVNYKKRSDDWSSKRICEIMKQGAVTADPETKIADAARTMSQFGVSSLMITENKKLVGVITDRDLRNRVLAEGRSPNDVVATIMTSNPKHVFEHNRVFSAFHLMLKQNIHHLPVLDEHHHPIGMITATDLLRQQKSDPVQLIGRIYKADSVADIKRYALEVPELLKGFSDRVEDTSLIGKLLSGITDAMTARLIQLFQLQHGNAPTPFSWICFGSQAREEQTLHSDQDNGLLLPDNLTQPQLDYFKALGEFVCDNLIACGIKECPGGIMASRDNCRMGLSGWLNQFSAWIKSPSPQAILNCKIFFDIRFVEGSESLYESFSEGILTTTKNQIFFASMATDINANSVPIGLFNQFKLEKTQQKHTFLDLKKRGVAIINDIVRLYALHHNITAANTLERLSALSKKQDVNKSDIYDLKDCWRYLTQLRLNVQLQQKGLPANCIDPEDLTSLERHQLKEAFYLIKQAQQAVAFKFARGSL from the coding sequence ATGGCATTAGAGCTAAATGAAGTCGGGCGTTTTATTCAGGCTCAAGCACCCTTTTGCGATCTTGAGGCGAGTGCCACTGAATACTTTATTAAAAGTCTAGAAGCAGTTTATTTAACCCCTGAAAATCAAAACCAATGGTTAAACTCAAATTCACCTTGCCTATTTTTAATTCGCTCGGGTCTTTATGACATTCTCGACAGCAGTGGTGAGGTAGTTGCGCGCTTAAGTGAAGGTGATTACTTTGGCTACCCGTCGTTACTAACGGGCGAGCCAATTAGCAATCGCTTAGAAGTTCAGAACGAAGGCATCGTGTATCTGTTAAGCCAAGTACATTGGGATTATTTACGTGAACATTACAAAGCGTTTGCCCAGTATTTTGTGCGTGCCCATGCCAATCGATTATTAAGTGTTAACTACAAAAAACGCAGTGATGATTGGTCAAGTAAACGCATTTGCGAAATTATGAAGCAAGGCGCAGTGACGGCTGATCCAGAGACTAAGATCGCAGATGCGGCAAGAACCATGAGCCAGTTTGGTGTGTCATCGTTAATGATTACCGAAAATAAAAAGCTGGTGGGGGTAATTACCGATCGCGATTTGCGTAATCGTGTGCTTGCTGAGGGGCGAAGCCCCAATGATGTTGTTGCAACCATTATGACTTCAAATCCAAAACACGTGTTTGAACATAATCGGGTATTTTCTGCGTTTCATTTAATGCTAAAGCAAAATATTCACCATTTACCTGTGCTGGATGAACATCACCACCCGATAGGTATGATCACCGCAACAGACTTGTTACGTCAGCAAAAATCCGATCCTGTGCAGTTAATTGGTCGAATATATAAAGCTGATAGTGTTGCCGATATCAAACGTTATGCATTAGAAGTGCCTGAGTTATTAAAAGGATTTTCAGACAGGGTAGAGGATACAAGTTTAATTGGTAAATTACTCAGTGGTATTACCGATGCTATGACCGCGCGGTTGATACAGCTGTTTCAGCTACAACATGGTAACGCGCCCACCCCATTTAGTTGGATATGCTTTGGCTCACAAGCACGCGAAGAACAAACCTTACATTCAGATCAAGACAACGGCTTATTGCTGCCAGATAATCTTACACAGCCACAACTGGATTATTTTAAAGCGCTTGGAGAGTTTGTTTGTGACAACCTGATTGCATGCGGTATTAAAGAGTGTCCGGGTGGCATTATGGCCAGTCGAGATAATTGCCGAATGGGACTTTCAGGGTGGCTAAATCAGTTTAGTGCGTGGATTAAAAGCCCTTCACCACAGGCCATTTTAAACTGTAAAATCTTTTTTGATATTCGTTTTGTTGAAGGCTCAGAAAGCCTTTATGAGTCGTTTAGTGAAGGCATTTTAACAACCACTAAAAACCAGATATTTTTTGCATCAATGGCGACAGATATCAACGCCAATTCTGTTCCTATAGGCTTATTTAATCAGTTTAAACTAGAGAAAACGCAACAAAAGCATACTTTTCTAGATTTGAAAAAGCGTGGTGTGGCAATTATTAACGATATTGTTCGCCTTTATGCCCTGCATCACAATATTACGGCGGCCAATACTTTGGAACGCTTAAGTGCGCTTTCTAAAAAGCAAGATGTGAATAAATCAGACATTTATGATTTAAAAGATTGTTGGCGCTATCTCACTCAATTGCGCCTAAATGTGCAGTTACAACAAAAGGGCTTACCAGCTAACTGTATTGATCCTGAAGATTTAACTTCCCTTGAACGTCACCAGCTTAAAGAGGCGTTTTATTTAATTAAACAAGCGCAGCAAGCTGTGGCGTTTAAATTTGCCAGAGGAAGTTTGTAA